One Jeotgalicoccus saudimassiliensis DNA window includes the following coding sequences:
- the yidD gene encoding membrane protein insertion efficiency factor YidD, with translation MKKILIGSVHFYQKYISPMSPPTCRFYPTCSNYALEALAEHGAAKGTFMAAKRISKCHPFHEGGFDPVPVNKKKQMKHR, from the coding sequence ATGAAAAAAATATTGATCGGCTCCGTTCATTTCTATCAGAAATATATTTCGCCAATGTCACCGCCAACATGCCGTTTCTACCCAACATGTTCCAATTACGCGCTTGAAGCGCTTGCCGAACACGGGGCGGCCAAAGGCACTTTTATGGCCGCAAAACGTATTTCAAAATGCCATCCCTTCCACGAAGGCGGCTTTGACCCGGTTCCTGTAAACAAAAAGAAACAAATGAAACACCGCTGA
- a CDS encoding NAD-dependent succinate-semialdehyde dehydrogenase, whose product MSEEIIVMNPATQEEAGRVKKDSKETIEDKINTAHEKFQSFRKMNAQDRSDLLFKWAEKIEENKQEIAELVTLEGGKPLAEAMGEVDYANSYIKYYAEEAKRIYGRTVPANNDETRVVVTRHPIGVVAAITPWNFPVAMMARKAAPAVAAGNTFIVKPASATPMSAAKFIDLAVEAGFDEGIIQYVNASGREAGEVFTQSDKIMKLTFTGSTEVGKQLMSDATVTVKNVTMELGGHAPLIVHSDADIDKAVEGALASKFRNSGQTCVCANRFYVHEDVLDEFTEKFTAEVKKLKVGNGMDDGVKIGPLIDEDGYDKVMKHIEDAVEKGGKITTGGEGDKSDGYFVEPTVITGVTDDMICMSEETFGPLAPIQSYSNLDEAIKKANGTEYGLAAYYFTESYKTGIRLTEELDFGVLGWNNGAPSAANIPFGGMKESGIGREGAPEGLEPYTETKVTSIKI is encoded by the coding sequence ATGTCAGAAGAAATTATCGTAATGAACCCGGCGACTCAGGAAGAAGCGGGACGTGTTAAGAAAGACAGCAAAGAAACTATTGAAGATAAAATTAATACCGCACACGAAAAATTTCAGAGCTTTAGAAAAATGAATGCACAGGACCGTTCAGATTTACTTTTCAAATGGGCAGAAAAAATCGAAGAGAATAAACAGGAAATCGCAGAACTTGTAACACTTGAAGGCGGCAAGCCGCTGGCTGAAGCAATGGGTGAAGTCGATTACGCCAACAGCTATATTAAATATTATGCAGAAGAAGCGAAACGTATATACGGACGCACTGTACCGGCGAATAATGATGAGACGAGAGTTGTTGTAACCAGACACCCGATTGGTGTTGTTGCGGCGATTACACCGTGGAATTTCCCGGTTGCCATGATGGCGCGTAAAGCAGCACCGGCTGTGGCAGCAGGGAACACATTTATCGTTAAACCGGCAAGTGCGACGCCGATGTCAGCGGCGAAGTTTATCGATTTGGCAGTGGAAGCAGGATTCGATGAAGGAATCATTCAGTACGTCAATGCATCGGGCCGTGAAGCCGGCGAAGTGTTTACACAGTCCGATAAAATTATGAAGCTGACATTTACCGGTTCAACGGAAGTCGGCAAGCAGCTGATGAGCGATGCAACGGTAACAGTTAAAAATGTCACGATGGAACTTGGCGGGCACGCACCGTTAATTGTTCACAGTGATGCGGATATCGATAAAGCTGTTGAAGGTGCGCTTGCATCGAAATTCAGAAACTCAGGACAGACATGTGTATGTGCGAACAGATTTTACGTGCATGAAGATGTGCTGGATGAGTTTACAGAGAAATTTACGGCTGAAGTTAAAAAGCTTAAAGTCGGCAACGGTATGGATGACGGTGTGAAAATCGGTCCGTTAATTGATGAAGATGGTTATGATAAAGTAATGAAACACATTGAAGATGCTGTTGAAAAAGGCGGTAAAATTACAACAGGTGGTGAAGGCGACAAATCAGACGGCTACTTTGTGGAACCGACGGTGATTACCGGCGTGACAGACGATATGATCTGTATGAGCGAAGAAACATTCGGTCCTCTTGCGCCGATTCAGAGCTATTCGAATCTCGATGAAGCAATTAAGAAAGCAAACGGTACAGAATACGGGCTTGCAGCTTATTACTTCACTGAAAGCTACAAGACAGGTATCAGATTAACAGAAGAACTGGACTTTGGAGTACTCGGCTGGAACAACGGTGCACCAAGTGCAGCAAATATTCCGTTCGGCGGCATGAAAGAAAGCGGCATCGGCCGCGAAGGTGCGCCGGAAGGACTGGAGCCGTATACTGAAACGAAAGTAACATCGATAAAAATATAA
- the pckA gene encoding phosphoenolpyruvate carboxykinase (ATP): MVNHKSLIEGLVNKPSTQKQLSNAELVEASIRRGEAVLTNTGALRAQTGEYTGRSPKDRFIVKDSVSDSKIDWGEVNQPISQEIFDNLFEKVTTYLNDKEELFVFNGYAGADPHTQLQLQVVNEFSWHNMFAKTMFIRPETKEEAAGIDPEFTIVSAPTFKADPEVDGTGSEVFVLVSLEKKIILIGGTEYGGEMKKSIFSIMNYLLPEQGVMSMHCSANVGENKDVALFFGLSGTGKTTLSADPERDLIGDDEHGWNDDGVFNIEGGCYAKTINLSKEKEPEIFEAIKFGAVLENVVIDEEGNPDYDDGSLTENTRAAYPLDHIDNARIPSVAGHPKTIVFLTADAFGVLPPIAKLSKDQAMYHFLSGFTSKLAGTERGVTTPQPVFSTCFGSPFLPLHATVYANMLGDLIDKHDVNVYLVNTGWTGGEYGVGKRMNLAHTRSMVRRAISGDLELGEFVKDEMFGLSIPTSVTGVPSEILAPINTWESTDAYNEKAQGLKDKFIENFKKFGPESAEIAEKGGF, from the coding sequence ATGGTTAATCATAAGAGTTTAATCGAAGGTCTTGTTAACAAACCTTCTACACAGAAACAGTTATCAAATGCAGAACTGGTGGAAGCATCAATCCGTCGCGGTGAGGCCGTACTTACAAATACAGGAGCACTTCGCGCACAGACAGGCGAGTACACCGGACGCAGCCCGAAAGACCGTTTCATTGTAAAAGACAGCGTATCCGACAGCAAGATTGACTGGGGCGAAGTCAACCAGCCTATTTCACAGGAAATCTTCGATAACTTATTTGAGAAAGTTACTACATATTTAAATGACAAAGAGGAATTATTTGTCTTTAACGGCTATGCAGGCGCAGACCCGCATACACAGCTTCAGCTGCAGGTTGTCAATGAGTTCAGCTGGCACAACATGTTCGCAAAAACAATGTTCATCCGTCCTGAAACTAAAGAAGAAGCTGCAGGAATCGATCCTGAATTTACAATCGTATCAGCGCCTACATTTAAAGCTGATCCTGAAGTAGACGGTACAGGTTCAGAGGTATTTGTACTCGTTTCATTAGAAAAGAAAATCATCCTTATCGGCGGTACTGAGTACGGCGGAGAAATGAAGAAATCAATCTTCTCTATTATGAACTACCTGCTTCCTGAACAGGGCGTTATGAGCATGCACTGCAGTGCGAACGTCGGTGAAAACAAAGACGTTGCATTATTCTTCGGCTTATCAGGAACTGGTAAAACGACATTATCTGCAGACCCTGAACGCGATCTTATCGGTGACGATGAGCACGGATGGAACGACGACGGTGTATTCAACATCGAAGGCGGCTGCTACGCTAAGACAATTAATTTATCAAAAGAAAAAGAACCTGAAATCTTTGAAGCGATTAAGTTCGGTGCAGTACTTGAGAACGTTGTTATCGACGAAGAAGGAAATCCAGACTACGACGATGGTTCATTGACTGAAAACACACGTGCTGCATACCCGCTCGATCACATCGACAACGCACGTATTCCTTCAGTAGCAGGACATCCGAAGACAATCGTCTTCCTAACAGCAGACGCATTTGGAGTATTACCTCCAATCGCTAAATTATCAAAAGACCAGGCAATGTATCATTTCCTGAGCGGTTTCACTTCGAAACTTGCAGGAACTGAGCGCGGTGTTACTACACCACAGCCTGTATTCTCAACTTGCTTCGGTTCACCATTCTTACCGTTACACGCTACAGTGTACGCTAACATGCTTGGTGACTTAATCGACAAGCACGACGTTAACGTTTATCTTGTAAATACAGGATGGACAGGCGGAGAATACGGTGTTGGTAAACGTATGAACCTTGCACACACACGCTCAATGGTACGTCGTGCAATCAGCGGAGACCTTGAATTAGGTGAATTCGTTAAGGATGAAATGTTTGGTCTGTCAATCCCTACATCGGTAACAGGCGTTCCTTCAGAAATCCTTGCACCGATTAACACTTGGGAATCAACTGATGCTTATAACGAAAAAGCACAGGGACTTAAAGATAAGTTCATCGAAAACTTCAAGAAATTTGGACCGGAATCAGCGGAGATTGCTGAAAAAGGCGGATTCTAA
- the menB gene encoding 1,4-dihydroxy-2-naphthoyl-CoA synthase produces MTRVWETIKEYKEIKYEFYNGIAKVTINRPEVRNAFTPDTVAEMIDAFSRARDDQRVSVIILTGEGDLAFCSGGDQKKRGHGGYIGTDEVPRLNVLDLQRLIRVIPKPVIAMVAGYAIGGGHVLHVVCDLTIAAENARFGQTGPRVGSFDAGYGSGYLARIIGHKKAREIWYLCRQYDAQEALDMGLVNTVVPLERLEDETVEWCEDIMKHSPTALRFLKASMNADTDGLAGLQQLAGDATLLYYTTDEAKEGRDAFKEKREPNFDQFPKFP; encoded by the coding sequence ATGACAAGAGTTTGGGAAACAATTAAAGAATACAAAGAGATTAAATATGAATTTTATAACGGTATCGCTAAAGTAACAATCAACCGTCCGGAAGTGCGCAACGCATTTACACCGGATACTGTTGCTGAAATGATCGATGCATTTTCACGCGCACGCGACGATCAGCGTGTATCAGTAATTATTTTAACTGGTGAAGGGGATCTTGCGTTCTGTTCTGGCGGAGACCAGAAGAAACGCGGTCACGGCGGATATATCGGTACAGATGAAGTACCGCGTCTTAACGTTCTTGATTTACAGCGCCTAATCCGTGTAATTCCTAAGCCGGTTATCGCAATGGTCGCAGGTTATGCTATCGGCGGCGGACACGTGCTTCACGTAGTATGTGACTTAACAATCGCTGCTGAAAATGCACGCTTCGGTCAGACTGGACCAAGAGTCGGTTCATTTGACGCAGGATACGGTTCAGGCTACCTGGCACGTATTATCGGTCATAAAAAAGCGCGTGAAATCTGGTACTTATGCCGTCAGTATGACGCACAGGAAGCGCTGGACATGGGTCTCGTAAACACGGTTGTACCTTTAGAACGTCTCGAAGACGAAACTGTTGAGTGGTGTGAGGATATTATGAAACACTCTCCAACTGCACTTCGTTTCCTTAAAGCATCAATGAATGCGGACACTGACGGATTAGCAGGACTTCAGCAGCTTGCAGGAGACGCTACATTACTTTATTACACGACGGACGAAGCGAAAGAAGGCCGTGATGCGTTTAAAGAAAAACGTGAGCCGAACTTCGATCAGTTCCCTAAATTCCCGTAA
- a CDS encoding nuclease-related domain-containing protein, producing the protein MNTDIFTDPIFIAVAAVLLIIVIWFLVYYFKHRNEVKTVEQTYSKEKESLVEKYESEQEEERLEHKKEMSTLNEKYHNDTTLLDNKLSSLHQFTVDKGEYLTDLSLIQLKDKLVKDEKIRETDMIILSNIYLPSRNYTNTRKIDHLVLTRTGIYMIDSKYWSGHILHGINENQFESVPYVESFFDLLELDKQKEQTLIFEKADSENVSVNHYNGIIDETKVTAEKLKNKFKLQYDIVPIIYFNPKDNGNYSITNYSEDPSIRVLVGQEDLEAFFLKYVFHGRFQYTVKDLDEIANALIDQSL; encoded by the coding sequence ATGAATACTGATATTTTTACAGATCCGATATTTATCGCGGTCGCAGCAGTACTTCTTATCATTGTAATCTGGTTTTTAGTGTATTACTTTAAACACCGCAATGAAGTGAAGACTGTAGAACAAACATATTCGAAAGAAAAAGAGTCACTCGTTGAAAAATACGAGAGTGAACAAGAAGAAGAGCGTTTAGAGCACAAGAAAGAAATGTCTACTTTAAACGAAAAGTATCATAACGATACGACGCTTCTCGATAACAAACTTTCGAGCCTGCATCAGTTTACTGTAGATAAAGGCGAGTATTTGACTGACCTTTCTTTAATTCAGTTAAAAGACAAACTTGTTAAAGATGAAAAAATCCGTGAGACGGATATGATTATTCTGTCGAACATTTATTTACCATCAAGAAACTACACAAACACTCGTAAAATTGATCACCTTGTATTAACACGTACAGGTATTTACATGATTGATTCGAAATACTGGAGCGGTCATATTTTACACGGGATTAATGAAAACCAGTTTGAGTCGGTACCTTACGTAGAATCATTCTTCGATTTACTGGAGCTCGACAAACAGAAAGAACAGACATTAATCTTTGAAAAAGCAGATTCTGAAAATGTTTCGGTTAACCATTACAATGGTATTATCGACGAAACGAAAGTGACTGCTGAAAAACTTAAAAACAAATTTAAATTACAATACGACATCGTACCGATTATTTACTTTAATCCGAAAGACAACGGCAACTATTCAATTACCAACTATTCGGAAGATCCTTCGATCAGAGTGTTAGTCGGTCAGGAAGACCTGGAAGCATTCTTCCTGAAATATGTATTCCACGGCAGATTCCAGTACACGGTAAAAGACCTGGATGAAATTGCGAATGCATTAATCGATCAGAGCCTGTAA
- the menE gene encoding o-succinylbenzoate--CoA ligase, with amino-acid sequence MSYKWLETASFTYPDNIAVKYNNESLTYQMLYMHAHSLGTHLQALKLKRVGLYIDNSMESVKLIHGLMMLGVEMVMLNTRLTPAELESQLDDVSVSTVIATRPVEIPGVDVIQYDDLFELETQTFIVNQPQPDDILSIMFTSGTTGRAKAVPQTYKNHFASHHNCQKHFEYDSESTWLMVNPIFHISGLSILFRAVITGCTLIVENKFDEKRVWEILDRDKVSHTSMVPVMLNRLMKTAGSHHLKGLLLGGASTTPSLLKKAMDKNLPVYNSFGMTETCSQIVQISYKDEKILTGAVGNVNGYDIKIDESSDELLIRGDSVVSDYLNADLKLEDGYFNTGDVAAVDEDGYLYILDRRTDLIISGGENIYPKEIEDAVYSLCGVERCVVIKKDDDEWGSVPVLLLEEAVDEALLLNHLSEKLAKYKLPKEIHYVDKIIMTSTGKISRSRNRKMFLDR; translated from the coding sequence ATGTCTTACAAATGGCTTGAAACAGCAAGTTTCACTTATCCTGATAACATTGCTGTGAAGTATAATAATGAATCTCTGACGTATCAGATGCTTTACATGCATGCCCATTCACTCGGCACGCATTTGCAGGCGCTTAAATTAAAACGTGTCGGCCTGTATATCGACAACTCGATGGAATCGGTAAAACTGATCCACGGACTGATGATGCTGGGTGTGGAAATGGTTATGCTGAACACGCGTTTAACACCTGCTGAACTTGAGAGTCAGCTGGATGATGTGTCAGTATCGACGGTGATTGCGACACGACCGGTGGAAATCCCGGGTGTTGACGTGATTCAGTACGATGATTTATTTGAGCTTGAGACACAGACTTTTATCGTCAATCAGCCGCAGCCGGATGATATTTTATCGATTATGTTTACGTCCGGAACGACGGGGCGGGCAAAAGCCGTGCCTCAGACATATAAAAATCACTTTGCATCACATCACAACTGCCAAAAACATTTTGAGTACGACAGTGAGAGCACATGGCTGATGGTCAATCCGATTTTCCATATTTCCGGATTGTCGATATTGTTCAGAGCAGTCATCACTGGCTGTACACTGATAGTTGAAAATAAGTTCGACGAGAAACGTGTATGGGAAATACTGGACAGGGACAAAGTCAGTCACACGAGCATGGTCCCGGTAATGCTGAACCGTTTAATGAAAACAGCAGGCAGTCATCATCTGAAAGGGCTGCTGCTTGGCGGGGCGAGCACGACGCCGTCACTGTTAAAAAAAGCAATGGACAAAAATCTGCCGGTGTATAATTCATTCGGCATGACAGAAACGTGTTCACAGATCGTCCAGATTTCATATAAAGACGAGAAAATACTGACAGGTGCTGTCGGTAACGTAAACGGATATGACATTAAAATAGACGAAAGTTCGGATGAACTGCTGATCAGAGGCGACAGCGTGGTCAGTGATTATTTAAATGCCGATTTAAAACTTGAAGACGGATACTTTAATACCGGAGACGTTGCAGCTGTAGATGAAGACGGATATTTGTATATTTTAGACAGAAGGACAGATTTGATAATCAGCGGCGGTGAAAATATTTATCCGAAAGAGATTGAAGATGCGGTATATTCGCTGTGCGGAGTGGAGCGCTGCGTGGTAATTAAAAAAGACGATGATGAGTGGGGCAGTGTGCCGGTACTGCTGCTTGAAGAAGCAGTGGATGAGGCATTGCTGTTAAATCATTTGAGTGAAAAGCTGGCGAAATATAAACTGCCGAAAGAAATTCACTATGTCGATAAAATTATTATGACATCGACCGGGAAAATATCACGCAGCCGGAACAGAAAAATGTTTCTCGACCGCTAA
- the metK gene encoding methionine adenosyltransferase — translation MSERKLFTSESVTEGHPDKIADQISDAILDAILEGDPYARVACETVVNTGLAMIVGEISTETYVDIPKTVRETVKEIGYVDAKYGYDFKTMSVLTGIDEQSEDIAVGVNNAFETRESQGVSTGAGDQGLMFGYATNETKEFMPLPISLAHKISRRLTEVRKDNTISYLRPDGKSQVTVEYGEDGKPKRVDTIVISTQHHENIPATQIYDDLLKYVVQEVVPAELLDEETKYFINPTGRFVIGGPQGDAGLTGRKIIVDTYGGYARHGGGAFSGKDPTKVDRSAAYAARYIAKNIVASGIAEKCEIQLAYAIGVSQPVSIAVDTFETGKYDEAKITEVIRELFNLSPDGIIDMLNLRRPIYKQTASYGHFGRTDIDLPWERLDKVDALKDLLRNS, via the coding sequence ATGTCAGAACGTAAATTATTTACATCGGAGTCAGTCACAGAGGGACACCCGGATAAAATTGCAGACCAGATTTCGGATGCAATTCTCGATGCAATACTTGAAGGTGACCCGTACGCGCGTGTTGCCTGCGAAACTGTAGTAAACACAGGCCTTGCGATGATCGTCGGGGAAATCAGCACGGAGACTTACGTGGATATTCCGAAAACTGTCAGAGAAACAGTTAAGGAAATCGGCTATGTCGATGCGAAGTACGGTTACGATTTTAAAACAATGTCAGTATTAACAGGTATCGATGAGCAGTCGGAAGACATCGCTGTCGGTGTAAACAATGCATTTGAAACACGCGAATCACAAGGTGTCTCTACAGGTGCAGGTGACCAGGGCTTAATGTTCGGTTATGCAACAAACGAGACGAAGGAATTCATGCCGCTGCCGATTTCACTGGCACACAAAATCTCACGCCGCCTGACAGAAGTGCGAAAAGACAATACAATTTCATATCTGCGCCCGGACGGTAAATCACAGGTGACTGTTGAATACGGAGAAGACGGCAAACCGAAGAGAGTCGACACAATCGTTATCTCTACACAGCACCACGAAAACATTCCGGCAACACAAATTTATGATGATCTTCTGAAATACGTAGTACAGGAAGTTGTTCCTGCCGAACTGCTTGATGAAGAAACTAAATACTTCATCAATCCTACCGGCCGTTTCGTTATCGGCGGACCGCAGGGTGATGCGGGGCTTACGGGCCGTAAAATCATCGTTGATACGTACGGCGGATATGCCCGTCACGGCGGCGGTGCATTCAGCGGGAAGGACCCGACTAAAGTTGACCGTTCTGCAGCATACGCAGCACGCTACATTGCAAAAAACATCGTAGCGAGCGGTATCGCAGAAAAATGTGAAATTCAGCTGGCGTACGCAATCGGCGTATCACAGCCTGTATCTATCGCCGTTGATACTTTTGAAACAGGGAAATATGACGAAGCAAAAATTACAGAAGTCATCAGAGAACTGTTTAATTTATCACCAGATGGTATTATAGATATGCTAAACTTAAGAAGACCAATTTATAAACAGACTGCAAGTTATGGACATTTTGGTCGCACGGACATCGACCTGCCATGGGAAAGACTGGACAAAGTCGATGCACTGAAAGATCTTCTTAGAAATAGCTAA
- the menD gene encoding 2-succinyl-5-enolpyruvyl-6-hydroxy-3-cyclohexene-1-carboxylic-acid synthase gives MNYTEALTVQTFSIIDALYEYGMNELVISPGSRSTPLAIAAELHEGIKTYIHPDERGAGYFAVGLTKKRRQPVGILCTSGTAAANYTPAVSEAGLSHLPLIVLTSDRPHELKNVGAPQAIEQNNMYNNFVRYQTELPIADNHDSAESLINDKVLQASQYFHGVNMGPVHFNIPVREPIMPDIDRLDLFKRTQKSIVPALTIPGNIKKLTGTGLVIIGETAEDLSPLKPVLEQGNIITVCDPRQNIRTDVKGAIVNHDMMFSNFSDSHYDYIDGNIDYIIRIGEPVTSKQTNAFLKRTSVPQYLISEFQDIKPFPVTPDETYAGTINEILPRLISDSFDSSVKTRFTALSQDIHNYIDEHIDQYDDEGRYVYDIIQGTGEARTFFLSSSMPIRDFERYDTRVIHDVFANRGANGIDGVISSALGIGTKEQVTMLIGDVSMNHDINSLLMAKLENIDFTIIVFNNNGGNIFSYLPQYAHKAHFERLFGTPLDLDFEHAAKLYDYDYVHIDSAEKLTSEMLNQPGRQMIEITTDREHNLNSHNALKSQLKKLVDNAEF, from the coding sequence ATGAACTACACGGAAGCACTAACGGTACAAACGTTTAGTATTATAGATGCACTGTACGAGTACGGCATGAATGAACTGGTCATCAGTCCGGGATCACGCTCCACACCGCTTGCTATTGCGGCTGAGCTGCACGAGGGTATTAAGACTTACATTCATCCTGACGAACGCGGTGCCGGGTACTTTGCCGTCGGACTGACTAAAAAAAGACGTCAGCCGGTAGGCATATTATGTACATCGGGTACAGCAGCGGCGAACTATACGCCGGCAGTCAGTGAAGCGGGATTAAGTCATCTGCCGCTGATCGTTCTGACGTCGGACCGCCCGCACGAACTTAAAAATGTGGGTGCGCCGCAGGCGATTGAACAAAATAATATGTACAACAATTTCGTCCGCTATCAGACAGAACTGCCGATCGCGGATAATCACGACAGTGCGGAATCGTTAATCAACGATAAAGTGCTGCAGGCGAGCCAGTACTTCCACGGGGTTAATATGGGACCGGTGCATTTTAATATTCCGGTCCGTGAACCGATTATGCCGGATATTGACCGTCTGGATTTATTTAAGCGTACTCAGAAATCCATCGTTCCGGCATTAACAATTCCTGGGAACATAAAAAAATTAACAGGTACGGGGCTCGTAATTATCGGGGAGACAGCAGAAGACCTGTCACCGCTAAAACCGGTACTGGAGCAGGGGAATATTATTACAGTATGCGATCCGCGCCAGAACATCAGAACAGATGTTAAAGGTGCGATTGTGAACCACGATATGATGTTCTCGAATTTCAGTGACAGCCATTACGATTATATCGATGGAAATATCGATTATATTATCCGTATCGGTGAACCTGTGACATCCAAACAGACGAATGCGTTTTTAAAACGCACATCAGTGCCGCAGTACTTAATCAGTGAGTTTCAGGATATTAAACCGTTCCCGGTAACACCGGATGAGACGTATGCCGGAACGATTAACGAAATACTGCCACGACTTATAAGCGATTCGTTCGACAGCAGTGTAAAGACACGCTTTACTGCGTTATCACAGGACATTCACAATTATATCGATGAGCATATTGATCAGTACGATGACGAAGGCAGGTACGTTTACGATATTATTCAGGGTACCGGCGAAGCGCGTACGTTCTTCCTGTCGAGCAGTATGCCGATCAGAGATTTTGAACGTTACGATACCCGTGTCATTCATGATGTGTTTGCAAACCGCGGTGCCAACGGTATCGACGGTGTGATTTCAAGTGCACTTGGAATCGGCACGAAAGAACAGGTGACGATGCTGATCGGTGACGTGTCGATGAACCATGACATTAACAGTCTGCTGATGGCAAAGCTTGAAAACATCGACTTTACGATTATCGTATTCAATAACAACGGCGGCAACATTTTCAGTTATCTGCCGCAGTATGCACATAAAGCGCATTTCGAAAGACTGTTCGGCACACCGCTTGATCTGGATTTCGAACATGCTGCGAAATTATACGATTATGACTATGTTCATATCGACAGTGCAGAAAAACTGACGTCAGAAATGCTGAATCAACCGGGCCGTCAGATGATTGAAATTACGACGGACAGAGAACATAATCTGAACAGCCATAATGCACTGAAAAGTCAGCTGAAAAAGCTGGTGGACAATGCTGAATTTTAA
- the menH gene encoding 2-succinyl-6-hydroxy-2,4-cyclohexadiene-1-carboxylate synthase, whose translation MLNFNYELIDNNQDSTIMLLHGFLSSKESMRDIAAGLSDLRNIILVDLPGFGGTNSTAQQYGMKDVAAGLVSVADRHGIKTFDVLGYSMGGRTALALTAEFTERIGKCILESASPGIPGEQKRADRLTVDTERSEFIVNDYDKFLAFWQDMPLFHTQQRLSQPVLDAQRAERLQQIPKEAADSLLKYGTGVQPSYWDVLSSLNNDFYLITGSVDSKFIAIAESMSEQLKSAKLDIVENCGHNIHLENFEVYINTVRKYLEEDNS comes from the coding sequence ATGCTGAATTTTAATTATGAGCTGATCGATAACAATCAGGACAGCACGATTATGCTGCTGCACGGGTTTTTATCGTCTAAAGAAAGCATGAGAGATATTGCAGCAGGTTTAAGCGATTTACGGAACATCATTTTGGTCGATCTGCCGGGATTCGGCGGAACGAACAGTACAGCACAGCAGTACGGCATGAAGGATGTTGCAGCAGGACTCGTATCTGTTGCAGACAGGCACGGTATCAAAACGTTTGATGTGCTCGGCTACTCGATGGGCGGACGTACAGCACTGGCGTTAACGGCTGAGTTTACGGAGCGTATCGGTAAATGTATTCTGGAGAGTGCGTCACCGGGTATCCCCGGTGAGCAAAAGCGTGCTGACAGGCTGACTGTCGACACAGAGCGGAGTGAATTCATCGTGAATGATTACGATAAATTTCTCGCATTCTGGCAGGACATGCCTTTGTTTCACACACAGCAGCGTCTGAGTCAGCCGGTGCTTGATGCCCAGAGAGCTGAACGGCTTCAGCAGATTCCTAAAGAAGCGGCGGACAGTCTTTTAAAATACGGTACCGGTGTTCAGCCGTCATACTGGGATGTTTTAAGCAGTCTTAATAATGATTTTTACCTGATTACCGGCAGTGTAGACAGTAAATTCATTGCCATTGCAGAATCCATGTCAGAACAGCTGAAAAGTGCTAAACTGGATATAGTTGAAAATTGTGGTCACAATATTCATCTTGAGAATTTTGAAGTGTACATAAACACAGTACGAAAGTACCTGGAGGAGGATAACTCATGA
- the ytkD gene encoding RNA deprotection pyrophosphohydrolase has protein sequence MKTFTDFEGRRVTLENSYVENTKHVLIIPKFNGQFLLTKHKERGVEFPGGKVDEGESLVEGAQRELYEETGGLVGNLHFVGTYTVHDDEETFSKAAFCCNIERLDELKHYYETHGPMLVDDIDDIADDDKSLLLKDDCIVYLYNEVRENGCQ, from the coding sequence ATGAAAACATTTACTGATTTTGAAGGCAGACGTGTCACATTGGAAAACAGTTACGTTGAGAATACGAAACATGTTCTGATTATACCTAAATTTAACGGGCAGTTTTTACTGACAAAACATAAAGAACGGGGTGTGGAATTTCCAGGAGGCAAAGTAGATGAGGGAGAATCACTTGTCGAAGGAGCACAACGGGAATTGTATGAAGAAACCGGCGGACTCGTCGGCAACCTGCATTTCGTCGGTACATATACCGTTCACGATGATGAAGAAACATTCAGTAAAGCAGCATTCTGCTGTAACATTGAAAGACTGGATGAGCTGAAGCACTATTACGAAACACATGGTCCGATGCTTGTCGATGATATAGATGACATTGCAGATGACGATAAGAGTCTGCTGCTGAAAGATGATTGTATTGTATATTTATATAATGAAGTAAGAGAGAATGGCTGTCAGTAG